The genomic segment CTCCCTCTGGTTTGGTGAAACATGGGGAGCTACACTTGGCAATACGCTTCTCGTGCACTGCATGGGTGAACATGGTGACCCAGTACGGGAAACCCTTGCTCCCAAAGATGCATTATGTTCAGCCCATATCCGTCAGGCACATTGATTGGCTGCGCCACCAGGCTATGCAAATAGTGGCTGTAAAACTATCCCGGGCAGAGCCACCCCTCCGGAAAGAGATAGTCGAGTATATGCTGGATGTAGATTACCATATGTGGAGCCTGAGGAGAAGCAAAGCCAACTTCTACCGCATAATGTCTCTTCTATCTGGCATCTCATACATCTACAGATGGTTTGATGGCATTTGCTATTGGAAAAACCCGCTGACAACAATCCTCGTGCACATTCTGTTCTTGATACTTGTATGCTATCCGGAACTGATCTTGTCCACAATCTTCCTCTACCTTTTCGTCATTGGCTTGTGGAACTACCGGTTTAGGCCTAGGCTTCCGCCCCACATGGACGCTCGACTTTCTCAAGCAGAAAACGCTCATCCGGATGAACTGTTTGAGGAATTTGACACGTTCCCAACTTCTCAGCCAACTGACCTGGTGAGGATGAGGTACGACAGGTTGCGAAGCGTGGCAGGAAGAGTTCAGACGGTGATAGGAGATCTAGCAACACAAGGAGAGAGGGTGCTCAGCATACTGAGCTGGAGGGATCCGAGGGCCACAGCCATCGTCATAGTGTTTGCATTGATCAGCGCTGTGTTTCTGTATGTCACTCCATTTCAAGTAGTGGCAGTGCTGTTTGGGCTTTACACGTTGCGCCATCCCCGATTCCGAAGCAAGATGCCATCAGTATCCGTCAATTTCTTCAAGAGATTACCAGCCAAATCAGATTCTCTTCTATGAGATTTGTACAATCAGGAGCTTCAGAAATAAGCCCTCAAGCAGATCGAGGCAGCAACGAGGCAAACTTCCTTTTCACATCTAGTGATATTTATGCTAATATtcattattttgttgaatgagATTGAGAATTTaagtgtatgtatgtatgtatatcttATCTAGTTGACAAAATTCCAGTTTCCCAATTGAGCAAAGCTTGTAAAACCGAAGTAAATTACACGAATGAAAAATACTCAAAAGACTTTTCTCGTTAGCTAACAAGTTTTTTTGACAGTAGCCATATCATACACTTGAACATAGAATTCCAAATTCCCAGAGTGCGTGAAGAGTAAATAATCGCCATTCTTCAAAGCATTTTGTCTGTAAAACGCTTCCCAGCCGTCTCCAAGAGCTATGTCGCCGCTTTCCTCGTTCAATTTTATGCGCCGTTTGCATCCACAAGGACCTAATAACGTCGCCACGCTTGATGCTTTTATCTCTACATGTTCGATAAATTCTCGAGGAAGAATCtacaaatttaaaattcatcaGAAAAATCAATGAAATATATCAGaatttcgaaaaataaaattaaaagaaagaaagaaagaaagaaagaaagaaaatccaAATCCAAATCCAAAGCGAAAAGGGTATATCCGGAATCCCTTGTAGAGTCTGAATCAGGAGCTTACCACTCCACCTGTGCTGTCACCAGGATAAATAATTTTGTAGAAGCTATTTCCATGGAAGTCCTGGTTGGGATGACTCTTCGGAaccatattcagatataccttCAAAGCCTTCTCCTCTCTCCAGTCTTGAACAATGCACATAATTCTGGAATATTTAATGCcatagaaaaataaatttaatcctGTTTGCACAAAATCAAATAACATGGAAGGTTCATTAATTATAATTGTTTACATTAAGATAACTAACATCTCTCTAAATCCTAAGCAAATCTATAATTTAATGGACAtaatgataatattttatttgtttacaaacaaaaatataatactATAATAGAATAAGAGTAATTGTCATATGTACAACCAAATTCAATACAAAAATTTCATTTATCAAAATTTCACAATAAATTCAATACAAAATCTCAagaaataataacaaaatcttagatataatttttgtaaatatgGTTGTACGATATTTTGGTTGTATTTATTTAGCATTATTCTAAAATTAAACCATCTTTACTAAATATTTTGATGCGTTGAAGAAATCCAACATTTTAATTATCTataattttttcttttcaaCCCCTCATTCTCTCTTATTTTCATCAATTAACcacatattaaattatttaatgatGGACATAATTacaatttttttgtatttacctttttatttcactcaattaaattatttatatatgattaaataattataataaaaaatattttattagctAAAATATTTCGgggaagacaaaaacttgtgtgagacggtctcacgggtattatttgtgagacggatctcttatttgggtcacctatgaaaaagtatcactttttatgctaagagtattactttttattgtgaatatgggtagggttgacccgtctcacggattatgattcgtgagacggtctcacatgagactcactcttcgGAGAATGTTGggctaattttttattttatttttaaagacAATAATCAACATTTCATCAGTAACATAAAACCACATTATGATATATATCTCCATGTTAACCACATCGgtatattgtatatatatacatatatatacatacatatatcttattatttatttaaattcgaGTTCATATAAAAACTATCATAATGTCATGGTCTAATATTTTGTTTACTTTAACAAAATACTACTTTATGTAAATGTAACTTCTCATGTCCAcaactttttaatttttttggagTGGGAAATTGAGAATACACTAGTCTTATTGTAGAGGAAAAATATCAACCTTGTTTTATCAAATGAAAGCTTCCGtatgtttttaaaattagaTTAATAAATTATAGAATATTTTCATAGAATTTGCTGCTGTTATATATGATATGACGCCATAAtacttattaattattatttatgtaaCGCATACGCAACGATTGTCGCTCAGTagctaatatatataaatttaatggtCAAGATAATCATTGTTGTATAAATACATGATATTCGATGATGCGACCCGGGCGAAATGGGTGAGctgggtcgggtgctccaccggatcgaattaataatttataatgTTGTTAAAGAAAATGAGCAAAGTAGATGGTTTCGatcgtgacctgcaaacaataaaaagaactcgtgaatgggcgccggaggggtgtccggcgtgaccactccgatgcttaagtcagcagagtactcaagcaataaaaccaatgtagccaagtgatggctgtgatattggtgtgaatgccatgtaaatgtaaagagagaacctggtatttatagtatgaggagtaatgatgacctcgttctctgtgctacctactaattatagtaggacggcttagcacaccctatattctgacatgtcaactcaTCGGCACGGTGTCAGAGATGGGACAGTCGCCCACATCCTATTCTGCTAGTATTATCGAGTGCGGTGCTCGTATCGAGGTGGCCCGGGTAGAAAGTTCCCGGGAGATTACAAGAGCCTGGgcctatgactgcccggagagtagagcatgggcttgcacctgcccggctccagaagaatccacCTGTAGACTCACtcggatttggggatccatttgatattccgggtcatccatgactcGAGCTCTTACGGGGGTATCATTCGATGAAATGGACAAATATTGCACTTTGAGCAATAAGTGCTCATAAGTTTTCTCCgctaaaatttgtgtgagacgatcttatgggtcgtattttgtgagactgatctcttatttgggtcatccacgaaaaaatattactttttattctaagagtattatttttattttagataTCGGTAAAGttaactcgtctcacaaataaagattcgtgagaccgtctcataagagatcTATTCTAAGTTCTCAAAGCGTTCTCATACCATCGATGactgaaatatttttgaaaaaaatgaaaaacaaatataaattaataGATTTTAACTTGTACTTATATTTTTAACCGGATTTGGTCGAACTCGTCCCAATAGCTCCATTGTCATCCATAGTCacaataaaataattcatttgATATTTCAACGTCATCGActatattttgatttaaaaacacACATATCCGaacaatatcaataacataaataGAAACTTAATTATAAAAAAGTAAAACATTAAAAACACGTCGATTGCTGGTCCTTAAATGCATACTCtgagggtgtgtttggttgagtggattaaatacggataaattaataatcaaatatatatcgttaaaattttaagatattttaataatcattttgacccggtttaagatccaattttattaatcaaatagttatccataaaattggatcttaaaccgagtcaaaatgattattaaaacaacttaaaattttaacgataaatattggactattaatctatccttatttaatttactcaaccaaacacaccctgaAAGTATGTCAAAAACTTTGAGAGTGTGGGAAGTGGAAGCCATGATCGTTTGCACGCGTTGGAGAATCGGTAATTCAATTTGAATTACGGTTTCGGTGTGAGATGGGATAAGCGAATGCTATATATGCCGAGTAATCTGCATGTTTGTTTccgatataattataattaatcttTACGCTGAATTACATAAAGTGACTTAATTTTGATTCGGGAAATTCGATCCACGGTTGTTTAAGGAGACATGAGACATGGTTAACTTGTCGTAATTGAAAATTAACCGCATCTACAATATTATTTGCAGCTTACCGGTTGTGTAAGTCGGAAATTCGTAAATTTTGTCGCTTTCATAATGTCATTGTTTAGCTCGTAGATAAGACGATTGATGATACATGATATAAAGATCGTGAATCAACATAGTGAatgatgatttttttataaaatttgagtcaAACATGGGATAAATTGAATATAAGAAAACCAATCAATATATTATCTAAGCACCAAACCGGGTGGCATATTAGTGTGCCTGAATGTTGGGGGGGAAATGACCTTTAAGGTTGATTTAATCAATTTCTAATTGTTAAGTATTTAATTTGTACGATTGATCAGTTTTGTTGATACCTGTGGATGCCGAGTACGTCATTGTAATTCTGTCAGCTTTATTAGATTCCAAAGCTGAGTGACAGAAGAACCTCACCCTAAAGTGCCGATACTTATTATGATGCTacataatgaaaattgaaaagttTTTGTAAATCCcaatttttgtttcttttcgtCCCCACTCTCTGTTGCCAATTGATTTTCCAGTTTTGTTTATGTACGAAATACCCATGGCCTTATCGAGGGGGCGTCGTTCGTGTAATTGCTCACAAAGTAACTCTGGCTATATCTTTCTTCTTGGTGGATGGTATTTCCCAAAGGATTCTCCAGTGCAATGTTGAAAATTTCTGGTGAAACTCTGTTGGAATATCGACAATTGCTAGAGATAAAATCATGATTTTACGTGTTTCATATCGCCCAACATGTGAAATTTCAtctaaaactcaaaataagtcAGTGTTTATAAAATACATAGTCCTGTAGTGTTAATTGTTATTTATAATATGTGGCTTTCAGTTAGAGATGTAaacgagtcgagtcgagtcgagtcgagcCGAACCGAACAATATCAGGCTCGAGTTCAGCTCGTTTAATGTATTTATAGGCTTGAGCTGAGCTCGGTTCGAAATCGATCCGAGCTTTCTTAGCCAAAAAATCAACTAAGATATAATAATTTAAGGGACTTGAATTCTAATTTTATAGCATTTCAATCACTTTTCTTACACAAATTTCGATGTAGTAAAATACAAGCTATTATTGTATAATTAGAGCCCAACAAATTCGAGCTCGCGAACAAGCTCATGAGTTTACGAAACAAATATCTTTAAGCTCGAATTCGGCTCGATAAAATTGTCGAGTTTGAATTCGAACTCAGCTCAATAATTTTAACGAACGATCTCTGACGAACATTTTACCGAACCGAACTCCGAACAACTCACGAGCAGATTGGTTCCTTTACATCACTAATTTAAGCTTATATTAATATGGgtgacatatatatatcatatcatacaaTAGTCTTATATACAACGGTCAGGAACATCCCTTGCCCACGGCATTAGGGCACCTACCTAGGGCCACATTTTTGGACGAGCcccaattaatttataaaaaataattattataaataaaaaaaaagtaacATACACATAAAATACAACTCTAAACTCATGCACGTCAAACAGAACTCACGCACGCTACATTCCATGACCCAAACCCATCACCCGATCTCCCCTCATCACCTCTCGTTTCGACATCGTTCGCCATTGACCGTCGCTCCCCATCACCTCTTCGTGATGGTTGATTTTCCTAACCTCAAGTTCTAAACTTGAGTAGTTCGACCGATTTCATCTCTAGGCGAGCTCAAATTCAACTCAAGAGTTGTTCAACGGAGTCGATATTTTTAGCTTCGTCAAGTACATCATTTTTCTCAAGACTACTCCTGACAACGATCTTATACATCtgtatctatgagacgggtcgaCGTGATTAACACATACAGTGAAAATAATActttcataaaaataatacCTTTTAATCAAATCATCATATATTACACAATGTATTTCgatgtaaaaattaataattttcactTAAATAAGCATATATTACAATGTAGTTTATAATATCACaactaacaaaaaaattaatattttgtgctaaaaaataatttcataaGATGGTTGGGCTAAAGATTCAACTCTCAaagaatatttaatataattataatacacATTTTATATTACTTTGGGTGACCAATAGATTATGTCTTTTAATCATAAAGGAAAAAAGATATGGATATAAGTAATTGGTGAAGGAGAGAAGGGATCGGGAATCTTGATTTTTGAGAAATTTTGATGAGGCTAtgatttaatgttttttttttggaataaatTATAACTTTTAGTCTATATAAAAATCGAAAACAAATACACATTTGAAGTAAAAATTGGTGTTGAAAGCAAATTAAAAGAAGTTGTAGCAGCATATGATAATAAGCAATTATGCACCGAGTCTTCGTGGCGATCGACCAATACAAATTACAGTATCGAAAAGAAGTAGGACTGACTGTAGGGTGGGACTTAGCAGCGAGGATAAGAAAGAAAGACAGACAAAATAAATTGACCTTATTCCTCTTTAAATCTTATCCTCTCTTTGCTTTAATCATGCAAACTATTCATTTGCAAGTGGAAGCACTCACAGATCAATTCACGAAGCAATTCAGATATCATCTTCTTCAATCATCGAGTAGTTTAAATATTTCTTGTTTGTCTCTAAATCATTCAAACATGACTTGAGATTAGACTTCTAGCATGCTTGGCCTACATACGTAAAATACAAGTATTTGGCCAAGATAaatccatgcatgcatattttgAGGCAGAATTCCTTGTCCAATACTCAAATTCAAGATGACCAGAAATCAGGGAAGCAAGCGGTAGATTGTAGTTAACAAGAAAATGATTTGACATGGTGTGTTCCAAAGAATAGACGACAGATATTACAAAACTGTAC from the Primulina eburnea isolate SZY01 chromosome 3, ASM2296580v1, whole genome shotgun sequence genome contains:
- the LOC140828675 gene encoding B3 domain-containing protein At3g06220-like, giving the protein MCIVQDWREEKALKVYLNMVPKSHPNQDFHGNSFYKIIYPGDSTGGVILPREFIEHVEIKASSVATLLGPCGCKRRIKLNEESGDIALGDGWEAFYRQNALKNGDYLLFTHSGNLEFYVQVYDMATVKKTC